The Agromyces atrinae genome window below encodes:
- a CDS encoding hydroxyacid dehydrogenase, which produces MVVHVAADRVTDARMSALLLMPEWVFDDLFDPARRERLARLIAPTASLRFDDLESAEARLRLAEADVLVTGWGTPALDASVLAAAPRLRAVVHTGGSVKNHLAAAFWDHDIIVTSAADANAIPVAEFTLATILLEGKRTAQYVEGYRRHREVGGSWRNSIPPAVNFGGTVGIVGLSRVGRRVAELLRPFDLEVLVADPYVDAASAAAVGARLVELDDLMIASDIVSVHAPELPETRNLIDARRLDLLKRDAVIVNTARGSLIDTSALIERCRAGTLRAVLDVTDPEPLPADSPLFTTPGIVLSPHIAGAMHTETYRLADSALDEIERLAAGRPPLHRVDGASLGIIA; this is translated from the coding sequence ATGGTTGTACACGTCGCCGCTGACCGCGTCACCGATGCCCGGATGTCCGCCCTGCTGCTGATGCCCGAGTGGGTCTTCGACGACCTCTTCGACCCGGCACGGCGAGAACGACTCGCTCGACTCATCGCTCCGACGGCATCCCTGCGCTTCGACGACCTCGAGAGCGCGGAGGCCCGGCTCCGCCTCGCCGAGGCAGACGTGCTCGTCACCGGCTGGGGAACTCCCGCACTCGACGCCTCGGTGCTCGCCGCGGCTCCGCGCCTGCGCGCCGTCGTGCACACGGGCGGTTCGGTCAAGAACCACCTCGCCGCGGCGTTCTGGGACCACGACATCATCGTGACGAGCGCGGCCGACGCCAATGCCATCCCCGTCGCCGAGTTCACACTCGCGACGATCCTCCTCGAAGGCAAACGCACCGCACAGTACGTCGAGGGCTACCGGCGCCACCGCGAGGTCGGCGGATCGTGGCGCAACTCGATCCCGCCGGCCGTGAACTTCGGGGGCACGGTCGGCATCGTCGGGCTCTCGCGCGTCGGTCGCCGTGTCGCCGAACTGCTCCGACCCTTCGACCTCGAGGTGCTCGTCGCCGACCCGTACGTCGACGCGGCGAGCGCGGCGGCCGTCGGTGCGCGCCTCGTCGAGCTCGACGACCTCATGATCGCGAGCGACATCGTCTCGGTCCACGCTCCCGAACTGCCCGAGACACGCAACCTCATCGACGCCCGCCGGCTGGACCTGCTGAAGCGCGACGCCGTCATCGTGAACACCGCGCGCGGCAGCCTCATCGACACGAGCGCGCTCATCGAGCGGTGCCGGGCGGGAACGCTGCGTGCCGTGCTCGACGTCACCGACCCCGAGCCCCTCCCGGCCGACTCGCCGCTCTTCACGACGCCCGGCATCGTGCTCAGTCCGCACATCGCGGGAGCGATGCACACCGAGACGTACCGATTGGCCGACTCGGCGCTCGACGAGATCGAGCGCCTCGCCGCAGGCCGCCCACCGCTCCACCGCGTCGATGGCGCATCGCTCGGCATCATCGCCTGA
- a CDS encoding ThuA domain-containing protein, with product MSRVLVFSGGGDYVDPWHPFAETSAVVAAVLRDAGHVVTVVDSLDDLNAALPEADVLLVNAGGGPAPHPHDERLAAILASTTTPLLALHVAATLLPAGELWEQRLGGRWVRGESMHPAQGPLGLRSVSTSPIVTGLGTLETVDEAYSWLRVADDAEVLLVHDHDDTVHPVCWIVDRGGRRSAYDALGHDVGAYEAPFTRELVTRLVEWLAEAPSTPPLPAE from the coding sequence GTGAGCCGGGTCCTGGTCTTCTCGGGCGGCGGTGATTACGTCGACCCGTGGCATCCGTTCGCCGAGACGAGCGCTGTCGTGGCCGCCGTCCTGCGCGACGCCGGCCACGTCGTCACGGTCGTCGACTCGCTCGACGACCTGAACGCGGCCCTTCCCGAAGCCGACGTGCTCCTCGTCAACGCGGGCGGCGGCCCCGCACCCCATCCGCACGACGAGCGCCTCGCCGCCATCCTCGCGTCGACCACGACGCCCCTCCTCGCCCTGCACGTCGCGGCGACCCTGCTGCCGGCGGGCGAGCTGTGGGAGCAGCGGCTGGGCGGGCGATGGGTTCGCGGCGAGTCGATGCACCCCGCGCAGGGACCGCTCGGCCTTCGTTCGGTGTCGACGTCGCCGATCGTAACCGGCCTCGGCACTCTCGAGACCGTCGACGAGGCCTACTCGTGGCTGCGCGTGGCGGACGACGCGGAGGTGCTCCTCGTGCACGATCACGACGACACCGTCCACCCGGTGTGTTGGATCGTCGACCGCGGCGGCCGGCGGTCGGCATACGACGCGCTCGGTCACGACGTCGGTGCGTACGAGGCGCCGTTCACGCGAGAGCTCGTGACGCGGCTCGTCGAGTGGCTCGCCGAGGCCCCGTCGACTCCGCCGCTCCCGGCGGAGTAG
- a CDS encoding substrate-binding domain-containing protein: protein MLAAERRARILDRAQQDGAVRIATLVGDLGVSHVTIRRDLDALVSEQILDKVRGGAVLRGDHALPTVGARDQFAGTIGVVMPTSYYYRYVVEGIDDVLAHGGSMKLVISEYDLDEEYRLVDELVAAGVDGLLWVPTVSEREVVPGLLEAIERLRVPVVFVERESPGGGFGTVSSVRSAHERGAFGALRHLHELGHRRLVMVSRGTSQSSEFVRRGWRDAIDRLGFDTESVILGADELGAGPTWDRGSADVVLDAVERVGATALFCHGDENSLFGLLQSARLRGLTVPERLSIIAYDDDVSAHADPPISAVAPDRRRVGALATQLLIDLIREPSAEPPLQIQVEPRLILRASTAPPA from the coding sequence ATGCTGGCAGCAGAGCGTCGTGCACGGATTCTCGACCGCGCTCAGCAAGACGGCGCCGTGCGCATCGCCACCCTCGTCGGCGACCTCGGCGTCTCGCACGTCACGATCCGCCGAGACCTCGACGCCCTCGTCTCCGAGCAGATCCTCGACAAGGTGCGCGGCGGAGCCGTACTGCGCGGCGACCACGCGCTGCCGACCGTCGGTGCGCGCGATCAGTTCGCGGGAACGATCGGCGTCGTCATGCCGACCTCGTACTACTACCGCTACGTCGTCGAGGGCATCGACGACGTCCTCGCCCACGGCGGCTCGATGAAGCTCGTCATCTCGGAGTACGACCTCGATGAGGAGTACCGCCTCGTCGACGAGCTCGTCGCGGCGGGCGTCGATGGCCTTCTGTGGGTGCCGACGGTCTCGGAGCGCGAAGTCGTCCCCGGGCTCCTCGAGGCGATCGAACGGCTCCGCGTTCCCGTCGTCTTCGTCGAGCGGGAGAGCCCCGGCGGAGGCTTCGGCACCGTCTCGTCGGTTCGTTCGGCGCACGAACGCGGGGCCTTCGGTGCACTGCGTCATCTCCACGAGCTCGGCCACCGTCGCCTCGTCATGGTCAGTCGCGGAACGTCGCAGAGCTCGGAGTTCGTCCGCCGCGGCTGGCGCGACGCGATCGACCGTCTCGGGTTCGACACCGAGAGCGTCATCCTCGGCGCCGACGAGCTCGGCGCGGGCCCCACCTGGGATCGCGGAAGCGCCGACGTCGTGCTCGACGCCGTCGAACGTGTCGGCGCGACGGCGCTGTTCTGCCACGGCGACGAGAACTCGCTCTTCGGCCTGCTGCAGAGTGCGCGGCTGCGCGGACTGACCGTGCCCGAACGGCTCTCGATCATCGCGTACGACGACGACGTGTCCGCTCACGCCGACCCTCCCATCTCGGCCGTCGCTCCCGATCGTCGCCGCGTCGGCGCGTTGGCGACGCAGTTGCTCATCGACCTCATCCGCGAGCCGAGCGCCGAGCCGCCGCTGCAGATCCAGGTCGAGCCGCGACTCATCCTGCGTGCGTCGACGGCTCCACCCGCGTGA
- a CDS encoding carbohydrate ABC transporter permease — protein sequence MTGPALRPAAARRTPAPRERTILSPFDWRRPRIFVGWRAMHVALFVGLVGFGAIPIVWMVRAAISSTTDLVQRPLSLIPEPARWENIPTAWNLLDIGHYLVNTVVLVGGSWIVQLVVSVTAGFALAVIRPWYGRYVYGAFLVTLFVPGTVTLIALYLTVLDMPLLGISLVDTPWAVWLPAGASAFTILLVKQFFEEIPRDLFEAAQLDGAGWFSIFWRIVLPMSKPILAVVSLLSIMAAWKEFLWPLIVLTDPTTQPLAVALPRLAQATDPAYLIAGMLIASIPPILIFLIFQRSIVSGIGFTGLKG from the coding sequence ATGACCGGCCCCGCCCTGCGCCCCGCCGCCGCGCGGCGCACTCCCGCCCCGCGTGAGCGCACGATCCTCTCGCCCTTCGACTGGCGCCGGCCCCGCATCTTCGTGGGATGGCGCGCGATGCACGTCGCCCTCTTCGTCGGACTCGTCGGATTCGGTGCGATCCCCATCGTCTGGATGGTGCGCGCGGCGATCTCGAGCACGACCGATCTCGTGCAGCGCCCACTCAGCCTCATCCCCGAGCCCGCCCGCTGGGAGAACATCCCGACGGCATGGAACCTCCTCGACATCGGCCACTACCTCGTGAACACCGTCGTGCTCGTGGGCGGATCGTGGATCGTGCAGCTCGTCGTGTCGGTGACGGCGGGGTTCGCCCTCGCCGTCATCCGTCCCTGGTACGGCCGATACGTCTACGGCGCCTTCCTCGTGACGCTCTTCGTGCCGGGCACGGTCACGCTCATCGCGCTGTACCTCACCGTGCTCGATATGCCGCTCCTCGGCATCAGCCTCGTCGACACCCCGTGGGCGGTGTGGCTGCCCGCCGGGGCGAGCGCCTTTACGATCCTGCTCGTCAAGCAGTTCTTCGAGGAGATACCGCGCGACCTGTTCGAGGCGGCGCAGCTCGACGGGGCCGGCTGGTTCTCGATCTTCTGGCGCATCGTGCTGCCGATGTCGAAGCCGATCCTCGCCGTGGTCTCGCTCTTGTCGATCATGGCGGCGTGGAAGGAATTCCTCTGGCCGCTCATCGTGCTCACCGACCCGACGACGCAGCCCCTCGCGGTCGCGCTCCCACGCCTCGCGCAGGCGACCGATCCCGCGTACCTCATCGCGGGAATGCTCATCGCGAGCATCCCGCCGATCCTCATCTTCCTCATCTTCCAGCGCTCGATCGTCAGCGGCATCGGCTTCACCGGCCTCAAGGGCTGA
- a CDS encoding ABC transporter substrate-binding protein, producing the protein MHQRTRRALAGLVMGTLIAGTAACSASGGDAEGTGEAENVTITIMGKPAATNTAAVELFERQVAAFEEANPTITIEASDVPWDAKTFATRLAGGSAPTLLRVPLTEPPALIERGQVADITDVASELDSFDDLNPRVMQFLERDGAVYGIPEKSYAFGLVYNRTLFEEAGLDPDAPPQTWDEVREYAKQISDATGKTGFGEITTNNSGGWHLTGYDYTFGGRIIEQESDGTWVAAFNDDASRDVLELWKAMRWEDDSLGDNVLGKQEDLVAEFTAGNVGMWVSAPPDVYPNYVAAGGDPAAFGAGPMPQGGADATLAGATVLMVSAQATEAEKAAAVKWIDWRALRPNYDLEVAAETAKASAADGLPVGVPVAPIFSDEAYAAYRAAIEEYVNVPVENFAPYVESLTAFEYVPEPEVASQEIYAALDPLVQAILTDPNADIDALLDDAESRVNTILAQNAS; encoded by the coding sequence ATGCACCAGCGCACCCGGCGTGCCCTCGCGGGACTCGTCATGGGCACCCTGATCGCAGGCACCGCAGCCTGCAGTGCGAGCGGCGGTGACGCCGAGGGGACCGGCGAGGCCGAGAACGTCACGATCACGATCATGGGCAAGCCCGCAGCAACCAACACCGCAGCCGTCGAACTCTTCGAGCGCCAGGTCGCGGCGTTCGAGGAGGCCAACCCCACCATCACGATCGAGGCGTCGGATGTGCCGTGGGATGCGAAGACCTTCGCGACCCGCCTCGCGGGAGGGAGCGCACCGACGCTGCTCCGTGTCCCGCTCACCGAGCCTCCCGCACTCATCGAACGCGGACAGGTCGCCGACATCACGGATGTCGCGAGCGAACTCGACAGCTTCGACGACCTGAACCCGCGCGTCATGCAGTTCCTCGAGCGGGACGGCGCCGTTTACGGCATCCCCGAGAAGAGCTACGCGTTCGGTCTCGTCTACAACCGCACCCTCTTCGAAGAGGCCGGCCTCGACCCCGACGCCCCGCCGCAGACGTGGGACGAGGTGCGTGAGTACGCCAAGCAGATCAGCGACGCCACCGGCAAGACCGGCTTCGGTGAGATCACCACCAACAACAGCGGTGGCTGGCACCTCACGGGCTACGACTACACCTTCGGCGGCCGCATCATCGAGCAGGAGTCGGACGGCACGTGGGTCGCGGCCTTCAACGACGATGCGTCGCGCGACGTCCTCGAACTGTGGAAGGCCATGCGCTGGGAGGACGACTCGCTCGGCGACAACGTGCTCGGCAAGCAGGAGGACCTCGTCGCCGAGTTCACCGCCGGCAACGTCGGCATGTGGGTGTCGGCTCCGCCGGACGTCTACCCGAACTACGTCGCTGCAGGCGGTGACCCCGCCGCCTTCGGCGCCGGACCGATGCCGCAGGGCGGAGCCGACGCGACGCTCGCCGGCGCAACCGTGCTCATGGTGAGCGCCCAGGCGACCGAGGCCGAGAAGGCCGCCGCCGTGAAGTGGATCGACTGGCGCGCGCTGCGCCCGAACTACGACCTCGAGGTCGCCGCGGAGACGGCCAAGGCCTCGGCGGCCGACGGGCTTCCCGTCGGAGTGCCCGTCGCGCCGATCTTCAGCGACGAGGCATACGCCGCCTACCGCGCGGCGATCGAGGAGTACGTCAACGTTCCGGTCGAGAACTTCGCTCCGTACGTCGAGTCGCTCACGGCGTTCGAGTACGTTCCCGAGCCGGAGGTCGCCTCGCAGGAGATCTACGCGGCGCTCGATCCGCTCGTGCAGGCGATCCTCACCGACCCGAACGCCGACATCGACGCGCTCCTCGACGACGCCGAGAGTCGGGTCAACACGATCCTCGCGCAGAACGCGTCATGA
- the pgm gene encoding phosphoglucomutase (alpha-D-glucose-1,6-bisphosphate-dependent), which translates to MSERAGTPAQESDLIDVEALLHAYHELKPDPSVVGQRVAFGTSGHRGSSLKTAFNEDHILAITQAIVEYRTAQGITGPLFIGADTHALSAPALTTALEVLVANDVRVLVDEFGDYVPTPALSHAILTWNNDPERRAEGEADGIVITPSHNPPADGGFKYNPPHGGPADTDATSWIAARANELIEGGLIDVKVREASAVETYDYRGMYVRDLENIIDIDAIKTSGIRIGADPLGGASVGYWGAIRDHYGLDLTVVNPLVDPTWRFMTLDWDEKIRMDPSSPSAMASVLEHRHEYDIVTGNDADADRHGIVTPDAGLMNPNHYLAVAIQYLYTHRPQWRTDAAVGKTLVSSSMIDRVAASLGRELVEVPVGFKWFVPGLLDGTVAFGGEESAGASFLRFDGGVWTTDKDGILLCLLAAEIRAVTGKTPSELYAELVAEFGDPAYERVDAPATREQKAALGKLDGDAIAATELAGEPITAKLSKAPGNGAALGGVKVQTADAWFAARPSGTEDVYKIYAESFRGPDHLREVQAEAKAIVDAALGG; encoded by the coding sequence ATGAGCGAACGCGCGGGAACACCGGCCCAGGAATCCGATCTCATCGACGTCGAGGCCCTCCTCCACGCCTATCACGAGCTGAAGCCCGACCCCTCGGTCGTCGGTCAGCGCGTGGCCTTCGGCACGTCGGGTCACCGCGGCTCGTCGCTGAAGACGGCGTTCAACGAAGACCACATCCTCGCGATCACGCAGGCCATCGTCGAGTACCGCACCGCGCAGGGCATCACCGGCCCGCTCTTCATCGGCGCCGACACCCACGCGCTCTCGGCTCCCGCGCTCACGACCGCGCTCGAGGTGCTCGTCGCGAACGACGTGCGCGTGCTGGTCGACGAGTTCGGCGACTACGTGCCGACGCCGGCCCTCTCGCACGCGATCCTCACGTGGAACAACGACCCCGAGCGCCGCGCCGAGGGCGAGGCCGACGGCATCGTCATCACCCCGTCGCACAACCCGCCCGCCGACGGCGGCTTCAAGTACAACCCGCCGCACGGCGGCCCCGCCGACACCGATGCGACGAGCTGGATCGCCGCGCGCGCGAACGAGCTCATCGAGGGCGGACTCATCGACGTGAAGGTGCGCGAGGCGAGCGCCGTCGAGACGTATGACTATCGCGGCATGTACGTGCGCGACCTCGAGAACATCATCGACATCGACGCCATCAAGACGAGCGGCATCCGCATCGGAGCCGACCCGCTCGGCGGCGCATCGGTCGGGTACTGGGGCGCGATCCGCGACCACTACGGTCTCGACCTGACGGTCGTGAACCCGCTCGTCGACCCGACCTGGCGCTTCATGACGCTCGACTGGGACGAGAAGATCCGCATGGACCCGTCGAGCCCCTCGGCCATGGCGTCGGTGCTCGAGCACCGCCACGAGTACGACATCGTCACGGGCAACGACGCCGACGCCGACCGCCACGGCATCGTCACCCCCGACGCCGGGCTCATGAACCCGAACCACTACCTCGCCGTCGCGATCCAGTACCTCTACACGCACCGCCCCCAGTGGCGCACGGACGCCGCCGTCGGCAAGACGCTCGTCTCGTCGTCGATGATCGACCGCGTCGCGGCGTCGCTCGGGCGCGAGCTCGTCGAGGTTCCCGTGGGGTTCAAGTGGTTCGTGCCCGGCCTTCTCGACGGCACGGTCGCCTTCGGCGGCGAAGAGAGCGCCGGCGCATCGTTCCTGCGCTTCGACGGTGGAGTGTGGACGACCGACAAGGACGGCATCCTGCTGTGCCTCCTCGCGGCCGAGATCCGCGCCGTCACCGGCAAGACCCCGTCGGAGCTCTACGCCGAGCTCGTCGCCGAGTTCGGCGACCCCGCGTACGAGCGCGTCGACGCCCCGGCCACGCGTGAGCAGAAGGCCGCCCTCGGCAAGCTCGACGGCGACGCGATCGCGGCGACCGAACTCGCGGGCGAACCGATCACCGCGAAGCTCTCGAAGGCGCCCGGCAACGGCGCGGCCCTCGGCGGCGTCAAGGTGCAGACGGCCGACGCGTGGTTCGCCGCCCGCCCGAGCGGCACCGAAGACGTCTACAAGATCTATGCCGAGTCGTTCCGCGGCCCCGACCACCTCCGCGAGGTTCAGGCCGAGGCGAAGGCGATCGTCGACGCCGCGCTCGGCGGCTGA
- a CDS encoding glycoside hydrolase family 3 protein yields MPAHPPADLVWRDLNGNGRLDPYEDPRLTAAERTADLLGRLSLDEKVGLLFHTVIEAGPGGTLLETPGALSKSPTSTVVLGKRMNHFNVHALGSPREAARWANALQRLAAETPHGIPVTISTDPRHAFVENAGTSFTAGSFSQWPEPLGLAALDDETIAEFAEIARREYVAVGIRAALHPQVDLATEPRWGRQLHTFGADPGRTSRALAAYIGGFQQDDLGPGSVACVTKHFPGGGPQQDGEDAHFPYGREQVYPGGAFDAHLEPFRVAIASGTAGMMPYYGMPVGLERHGRPIEAVGFGYNRQIVTELLREELGFDGIVVTDWELVNDNVAQGQVLPAKAWGVEHLSPADRLLTILDAGCDQLGGEECVELLIDLVQTGRVSEARIDESARRLLDLKFRLGLFDDPFVDEDAAEAIVGSDAHRAAGFRAQAESIVVLTDDAGTLPLAPEPARRVYVEGLSAAAAARLGVVVDTPEQADVAVIRLAAPYDPRDDLLFESLFHQGSLEFRPGLIARLARIAEHVPVVVDVMLERPAILTPLVPLAAVVTGSFGSSDEAYVAAISGAVPPRGRLPFEIPRSMDAVRASREDVPHDTVDPLFPYPTIGGATP; encoded by the coding sequence GTGCCCGCACACCCTCCCGCCGACCTCGTCTGGCGCGACCTCAACGGCAACGGCCGACTCGACCCCTACGAAGACCCGCGACTGACAGCCGCCGAGCGGACGGCCGATCTGCTGGGCCGCCTGAGCCTCGACGAGAAGGTCGGTCTGCTCTTCCACACCGTCATCGAGGCGGGGCCCGGTGGCACCCTCCTCGAGACGCCGGGTGCGCTCAGCAAATCGCCGACGAGCACCGTCGTGCTCGGCAAACGGATGAATCACTTCAACGTTCATGCCCTCGGATCGCCGCGCGAGGCAGCGCGCTGGGCGAACGCTCTGCAACGTCTCGCCGCCGAGACGCCGCACGGCATCCCCGTGACGATCAGCACCGACCCGCGTCACGCGTTCGTCGAGAACGCCGGCACGTCGTTCACGGCGGGGTCGTTCTCGCAGTGGCCCGAGCCGCTCGGACTCGCCGCGCTCGACGACGAGACGATCGCCGAGTTCGCTGAGATCGCGCGCCGGGAGTACGTCGCCGTCGGCATCCGTGCCGCTCTGCACCCGCAGGTCGACCTCGCGACCGAGCCGCGGTGGGGCCGACAGCTGCACACCTTCGGTGCCGACCCCGGGCGCACATCGCGCGCACTCGCGGCGTACATCGGCGGTTTCCAGCAGGACGACCTCGGGCCGGGCTCCGTCGCGTGCGTCACCAAGCACTTCCCAGGCGGCGGCCCGCAGCAGGACGGCGAGGACGCGCATTTCCCGTACGGGCGCGAGCAGGTCTACCCGGGCGGGGCGTTCGACGCGCACCTCGAGCCGTTCCGCGTCGCGATCGCGAGCGGCACCGCGGGCATGATGCCGTACTACGGCATGCCCGTCGGGCTCGAGCGTCACGGCCGGCCGATCGAAGCCGTCGGCTTCGGATACAACCGTCAGATCGTCACCGAACTGCTCCGCGAGGAGCTCGGGTTCGACGGCATCGTCGTCACCGACTGGGAACTCGTCAACGACAACGTCGCACAGGGTCAGGTGCTGCCCGCGAAGGCATGGGGCGTCGAACACCTCTCGCCCGCCGACCGCCTCCTGACGATCCTCGACGCCGGATGCGACCAGCTCGGCGGCGAGGAGTGCGTCGAGCTCCTCATCGACCTCGTGCAGACGGGTCGGGTCTCCGAAGCGCGCATCGACGAGTCGGCGCGGCGCCTGCTCGACCTGAAGTTCCGGCTCGGTCTGTTCGACGACCCTTTCGTCGATGAGGACGCGGCCGAGGCGATCGTCGGAAGCGACGCGCACCGCGCGGCGGGGTTCCGCGCCCAGGCCGAGTCGATCGTCGTGCTGACCGACGACGCAGGCACGCTGCCGCTCGCGCCCGAGCCGGCTCGTCGCGTCTACGTCGAGGGGCTCTCCGCGGCCGCTGCCGCGCGTCTCGGCGTCGTCGTCGACACCCCAGAGCAGGCGGATGTCGCCGTCATCCGCCTCGCCGCCCCCTACGACCCTCGCGACGATCTGCTGTTCGAGTCGCTCTTCCACCAGGGGTCGCTCGAGTTCCGGCCGGGGCTCATCGCCCGTCTTGCGCGCATCGCCGAGCACGTGCCGGTCGTCGTCGACGTCATGCTCGAGCGCCCCGCGATCCTCACGCCCCTCGTCCCGCTCGCCGCCGTCGTCACGGGGTCGTTCGGGTCGAGCGACGAGGCGTACGTCGCAGCGATCAGCGGGGCGGTTCCGCCGCGCGGACGACTGCCGTTCGAGATTCCCCGCTCGATGGACGCCGTGCGCGCGTCGCGTGAGGACGTGCCGCACGACACCGTCGACCCGTTGTTCCCGTACCCCACGATCGGAGGGGCGACGCCGTGA
- a CDS encoding carbohydrate ABC transporter permease, which yields MTIAPERLRGSAPEGRAAQAASPTPRRRRNHRGRNAALVGFLFLLPSLLVFGYFAWWPIAQSIVLAFQQTNLVDPAEWVGLRNFEILFADPLLGRAALNTLWFTVLSLAIGLPVPLLCAVLMSELRRGGTLARVLAYLPVVVPPVVAVLLWKVFFNPGESGVVNSLLALVGLGPFPWLQSPELAMPSLVIVATWSGAGTAILIYLAALTGVSTELYEAAELDGASVWQRVLHITLPQMRGIILVLLLLQIIGAIQVFTEPYVMTDGGPANATVTILLMIYRYAFLFGNYGVATALSVLLALVLVLVSALYLRLTRSWSSR from the coding sequence ATGACGATCGCCCCAGAACGCCTGCGCGGTTCGGCCCCCGAGGGTCGGGCCGCGCAGGCGGCGTCGCCGACACCGCGGCGTCGCCGGAACCACCGCGGACGGAACGCGGCCCTCGTCGGTTTCCTCTTCCTCCTGCCGTCGCTCCTCGTCTTCGGGTACTTCGCGTGGTGGCCGATCGCGCAGAGCATCGTGCTCGCCTTCCAGCAGACGAACCTCGTCGACCCCGCCGAGTGGGTCGGGCTCCGGAACTTCGAGATCCTGTTCGCCGATCCGCTGCTGGGGCGCGCAGCGCTCAACACCCTGTGGTTCACCGTGCTCTCGCTCGCGATCGGCCTCCCCGTGCCGCTCCTCTGCGCCGTCCTCATGTCGGAGCTGCGACGGGGCGGCACCCTCGCCCGCGTCCTCGCCTACCTGCCGGTCGTCGTGCCGCCCGTCGTGGCCGTGCTGCTCTGGAAGGTGTTCTTCAACCCGGGGGAGTCGGGCGTCGTCAACTCCCTTCTCGCCCTCGTCGGCCTCGGCCCGTTCCCGTGGCTGCAGTCGCCCGAGCTCGCGATGCCGAGCCTCGTGATCGTCGCGACGTGGTCGGGCGCCGGCACGGCGATCCTCATCTACCTCGCGGCACTCACCGGCGTGAGCACCGAGCTCTACGAAGCGGCCGAGCTCGACGGCGCCTCCGTCTGGCAGCGTGTGCTGCACATCACGCTTCCGCAGATGCGCGGCATCATCCTCGTGCTGCTCCTGCTGCAGATCATCGGAGCGATCCAGGTCTTCACCGAGCCGTACGTCATGACCGACGGCGGCCCCGCGAACGCGACGGTCACGATCCTCCTGATGATCTACCGCTACGCCTTCCTCTTCGGCAACTACGGCGTCGCCACCGCGCTGAGCGTGCTGCTCGCTCTCGTCCTCGTTCTCGTCTCCGCGCTGTATCTGCGGCTCACCCGATCCTGGAGTTCCCGATGA
- the pheA gene encoding prephenate dehydratase — MQTEPAADQNRAYSYLGPAGTFTEAALKQVAAAVGQEWRSVNNVGEALADVTSGRSTAAMIAIENSVEGGVSATQDALATVPGLRIIGEYLVSVNFVLVARPGTTLADVTTINAHPVAYAQCHTWLGENLPAHAHLPASSNVQAASSLLDGSIADAAIAPPGIVDHYDVEVLARDIGDNRNAVTRFVLVSSSRVLPEPTGADKTSLIIELPSDEPGALLAMLEQFSTRGVNLSLIESRPIGDALGRYRFVVDIDGHIRDERVADALLGLRRFSPNVIFLGSYPRADLQAVEYHAKYDDGIFIEARDWLRGLLSAEPEA, encoded by the coding sequence ATGCAGACGGAGCCCGCCGCCGACCAGAACCGCGCGTATTCCTACCTCGGTCCGGCCGGAACGTTCACGGAGGCGGCCCTCAAGCAGGTCGCCGCCGCCGTCGGCCAGGAATGGCGGAGCGTCAACAACGTCGGCGAGGCCCTCGCGGATGTCACGAGCGGGCGTTCGACGGCAGCCATGATCGCCATCGAGAACTCGGTCGAGGGCGGTGTCTCGGCGACGCAGGACGCCCTCGCCACGGTCCCCGGCCTCCGCATCATCGGCGAGTACCTCGTCTCGGTGAACTTCGTGCTCGTCGCACGCCCGGGCACGACGCTCGCCGACGTCACGACGATCAACGCGCACCCCGTCGCGTACGCGCAGTGCCACACGTGGCTCGGCGAGAACCTCCCCGCGCACGCGCACCTCCCCGCGTCGAGCAACGTGCAGGCCGCGTCATCCCTTCTCGACGGCAGCATCGCCGACGCCGCCATCGCCCCGCCCGGCATCGTCGACCACTACGACGTCGAGGTGCTTGCGCGCGACATCGGCGACAACCGCAACGCCGTCACCCGCTTCGTGCTCGTGAGCAGCTCGCGTGTGCTCCCCGAACCGACGGGCGCCGACAAGACGAGCCTCATCATCGAGCTGCCGAGTGACGAGCCGGGTGCGCTCCTCGCGATGCTCGAGCAGTTCTCGACGCGCGGCGTGAACCTCAGCCTCATCGAGTCGCGCCCCATCGGCGACGCTCTCGGCCGCTACCGCTTCGTCGTCGACATCGACGGGCACATCCGCGACGAGCGGGTGGCCGACGCGCTGCTCGGCCTGCGGCGTTTCAGCCCCAACGTCATCTTCCTCGGCTCCTACCCGCGCGCCGATCTGCAGGCGGTCGAGTACCACGCGAAGTACGACGACGGCATCTTCATCGAGGCGCGCGACTGGCTGAGGGGTCTGCTCTCGGCGGAGCCCGAGGCATGA